One genomic window of Candidatus Kuenenia stuttgartiensis includes the following:
- a CDS encoding sterol desaturase family protein — protein MNLSEYVLQHEMVIRIEFFFGILLIMALWERLAPRRRADIPKLIRWINNLGVVFLNSFLLRLIFPGAAVGMAVFAGEHGWGLFHYFPVPYGLAVIASVVAMDFVIYLQHVIFHAIPVLWRIHRMHHADLDFDVTTGIRFHPFEIILSMLIKFGAIAVIGVPVFAVVLFEVLLNATSMFNHGNVRIMSRLDRVLRWIVVTPEMHRVHHSSRYDETNSNFGFNLPLWDRFLGTYRDQPRMGHEGMTIGLENFRDTKHCVILTGMLAIPFIGKLSGYTINRRK, from the coding sequence ATGAATTTGAGCGAATATGTTTTGCAACACGAGATGGTCATTCGAATAGAATTTTTTTTCGGGATCTTATTGATCATGGCATTGTGGGAACGTTTAGCTCCCAGACGAAGGGCTGACATCCCAAAATTAATACGCTGGATTAATAATCTTGGCGTCGTGTTTCTTAACAGCTTCCTGTTACGCCTGATATTTCCAGGGGCTGCTGTGGGTATGGCGGTATTTGCCGGAGAACATGGTTGGGGACTATTTCATTATTTCCCAGTGCCATACGGTTTGGCGGTTATAGCATCGGTGGTTGCTATGGACTTTGTTATTTACCTGCAACATGTAATATTCCATGCCATTCCTGTTTTATGGAGGATACACCGCATGCACCATGCGGATTTGGATTTTGACGTCACCACCGGCATACGATTTCATCCTTTTGAGATTATTCTATCCATGCTGATTAAGTTTGGCGCGATTGCGGTGATAGGCGTGCCTGTATTCGCGGTAGTGTTATTCGAGGTGCTACTGAATGCGACATCCATGTTCAATCACGGCAACGTCCGTATAATGAGCCGTTTAGATCGTGTATTGCGCTGGATTGTTGTAACGCCGGAAATGCATCGGGTTCACCATTCGTCACGCTATGATGAAACCAACTCTAATTTCGGTTTTAACCTGCCGTTGTGGGATCGATTTCTGGGCACATACCGCGATCAGCCTCGTATGGGACACGAAGGCATGACCATTGGCCTCGAAAATTTCCGGGATACAAAACACTGTGTAATACTGACAGGTATGCTGGCAATCCCATTTATCGGCAAGTTATCCGGCTACACAATTAATCGCCGGAAATAG